In Prunus dulcis chromosome 1, ALMONDv2, whole genome shotgun sequence, the following are encoded in one genomic region:
- the LOC117618140 gene encoding lariat debranching enzyme: protein MKIAVEGCMHGDLDNVYRTLQHYEKLHSTKIDLLLCCGDFQAVRNEKDLESLNVPRKYRDMKTFWKYYSGEEVAPFPTIFIGGNHEASNYLWELYYGGWAAPNIYFLGFAGVVKFGNIRIGGLSGIYNRHNYCKGHYERPPYNESTIRSIYHVREYDVHKLMQVEEPIDIFLSHDWPVGITDCGDWKKLVRDKPFFEKEVQERNLGSKPAAQLLEKLKPPYWFSAHLHCKFAALVQHEEDISVTNFLALDKCQPGRKFLQVIEIESEPGPYEIQYDEEWLEITRRFNSNFPLTNRSANFWNVHLDKQDCRQWVRRNLQARGARPFEFTQTAPPYNPSNFVPSGTFPEYTRNPQTESLLQFLELPYLLDNTSESSQVPRSPLPLIRTGSLEDNSEDLAEDATNMEKRPTAFFYTHGVFFVWLCLAASASCDELTLSFYSASCPSAELMVRNTVRSASDMDPTIPGKLLRLLFHDCFVEGCDASVLLQGTGTERSDPANTSLGGFSVIDSAKRLLEIFCPGTVSCADIVALAARDAVEISGGPVVQIPTGRRDGKVSAASNVRPNIVDTSFTMNEMIKLFSSKGLSLDDLVTLSGAHTIGSAHCGAFSDRFQQDSKGKLKLIDTSLDNAYAEELMRQCPAGANPSTTVKIDPNTSFAFDNHYYQNLLAHRGLFQSDSVLLSDDRTRKLVESFAQDQVIFLESWAQSFLKLASIGVKTGEEGEIRASCPTTNA, encoded by the exons GCTGTGAGGAATGAGAAGGATTTAGAGAGTTTAAATGTGCCTCGAAAATATCGGGACATGAAGACCTTCTGGAAATACTATTCCGGCGAGGAAGTTGCTCCGTTCCCCACAATATTCATCGGTGGAAATCACGAAGCTTCTAATTATTTGTGGGAACT GTATTATGGAGGGTGGGCAGCACCTAATATATACTTCTTGGGGTTTGCTGGGGTAGTCAAGTTTGGAAACATTCGAATTGGTGGGCTGTCTGGAATTTACAACCGGCACAATTATTGCAAAG GGCACTATGAGAGGCCTCCTTATAATGAGAGTACTATCAGGTCCATATATCATGTTCGTGAGTATGATGTCCACAAACTCATGCAAGTTGAGGAACCaattgatatttttctttcacatGATTGGCCTGTTGGAATCACTGATTGTGGGGACTGGAAGAAACTTGTTCGGGACAAACCTTTTTTTGAGAAGGAG GTTCAGGAAAGAAATCTTGGGAGTAAACCAGCTGCTCAATTGCTAGAAAAACTGAAACCACCTTATTGGTTTTCAGCTCATCTACACTGCAAATTTGCTGCTCTTGTTCAGCACGAGGAAGATATTTCAGTGACAAACTTTCTTGCCCTTGACAAGTGCCAACCAGGACGCAAATTTCTGCAG GTTATTGAAATTGAATCTGAGCCAGGCCCTTATGAAATCCAGTATGATGAAGAATGGCTAGAAATAACTCGGCGATTTAACTCTAATTTCCCTCTCACAAATAGAAGTGCAAATTTTTG GAATGTACATCTTGACAAGCAAGATTGTCGTCAATGGGTCAGGAGAAATTTACAAGCAAGAGGGGCTAGACCTTTTGAATTCACCCAGACAGCTCCACCTTACAATCCCTCTAACTTTGTCCCGAGCGGTACCTTTCCTG aATACACTCGGAATCCTCAGACAGAATCTCTTTTGCAGTTTCTGGAACTTCCTTACCTTCTTGATAACACGTCAGAATCATCACAAGTACCCAGGAGTCCTCTTCCATTGATCCGTACAG GTTCTCTTGAAGATAACAGTGAAGACCTTGCTGAAGATGCG ACCAATATGGAGAAAAGACCAACAGCCTTCTTTTACACACATGGTGTCTTCTTTGTGTGGTTATGTTTAGCTGCTTCTGCTTCTTGTGATGAGCTCACATTGAGTTTCTACTCAGCTTCATGCCCTTCTGCTGAGCTCATGGTCAGAAACACAGTCAGATCAGCTTCTGACATGGACCCTACCATCCCTGGGAAGCTTCTTCGCTTGCTCTTCCATGATTGCTTTGTGGAG GGTTGTGATGCATCTGTGCTTCTACAAGGAACTGGGACTGAGAGAAGTGATCCAGCAAACACATCTCTGGGAGGCTTTTCAGTGATTGATTCAGCAAAAAGACTGCTTGAAATTTTCTGTCCAGGAACTGTTTCTTGTGCTGACATTGTTGCTTTGGCTGCTAGAGATGCTGTTGAAATT TCTGGGGGACCTGTAGTTCAGATTCCAACTGGTAGGAGAGATGGAAAGGTTTCTGCAGCTTCAAATGTCAGGCCTAATATTGTAGACACAAGTTTTACAATGAATGAGATGATTAAGCTCTTCTCATCTAAAGGGTTGTCTTTGGATGACCTTGTCACCCTATCAG GAGCTCACACTATTGGATCAGCTCATTGTGGTGCATTCAGTGACAGGTTCCAACAAGATTCCAAAGGCAAACTCAAACTCATTGACACATCCTTAGACAACGCTTATGCAGAGGAGCTCATGAGACAGTGCCCTGCGGGCGCAAATCCATCTACAACAGTCAAAATTGATCCTAACACTTCGTTTGCGTTCGATAATCATTACTACCAAAATCTCTTAGCCCACAGAGGGCTATTTCAATCGGATTCCGTCCTGTTAAGTGATGACAGAACAAGGAAGCTAGTGGAGAGTTTTGCACAGGACCAAGTTATTTTCTTGGAGAGTTGGGCTCAGTCATTCTTGAAGCTTGCTAGCATTGGCGTCAAGACTGGTGAAGAAGGCGAAATTCGAGCCTCTTGTCCAACAACTAATGCatga
- the LOC117614723 gene encoding putative pentatricopeptide repeat-containing protein At3g25970 has translation MRALHSLLGSTVNALCKVSITHCREIKLGVLADVYYGNNILNGYARCHDFFLAHKMFDDMPQRDTVSWNTMIAGHVNCGNFETAWEILREMKGCGFDFDGYTFGSILKGVACAYRCDLGEQVHSMVVKTGYVGNVYSGSALLDMYAKCGRVEEAYVVFDSLPERNSVSWNALIAGFVQVGDRKTAFWLMNCMEQEAVKLDDGAIAPILTLLDDAEFYKSTMQIHCKILKHGLDCKSTVCNATITSYSECGSIEDAERVFDGAFGSRDLVTWNSMLAAYLIHKKELLACKLFIDMQMLGFEPDIYSYTSIISAYSEDVHKNHGKSYHGLVIKRGLEKSEPISNALIARYLKSNSNSMEEALQIFKSMESKDRVSWNSILTGLSQMGLNEYALKFFGHMRYAEVEIDHYAFSAVLRSCSDLATLQLGQEIHALAHKSGLESNEFVASSLIFMYTKCGIIEDARESFEQTPKDSSITWNSIIFGYAQHGQGYVALDLFFQMKKEKVKLDHITFVAVLTACSHMGLVEQGCKFLMSMESDYGITPRMEHYACAVDLYGRAGRLDEAKALIEAMPFKPDAMVLKTLLGACRACGNIELASQIAGYLLELEPEEHCTYVLLSDMYGHLKRWDEKASVKRLMRERGVRKVPGWSWIEIKNEVFSFKAEDRSHSHCEEIYCVLGVLMEEIKRMDFDANVKALLHDLDPMDWYCDNALLQNYDSVLSAA, from the coding sequence ATGAGGGCACTGCACTCGCTCCTTGGCAGCACAGTGAATGCTTTGTGCAAGGTTTCGATAACCCATTGTAGAGAAATCAAATTAGGGGTCCTTGCAGACGTTTACTACGGCAACAATATCCTAAATGGATATGCAAGATgtcatgatttttttcttgctCACAAAATGTTCGACGACATGCCCCAAAGAGACACTGTGTCTTGGAATACGATGATTGCTGGGCATGTGAACTGTGGGAACTTTGAGACTGCGTGGGAGATACTAAGAGAGATGAAAGGATGCGGATTCGATTTTGATGGGTATACATTTGGAAGCATACTTAAGGGGGTCGCTTGTGCTTATCGATGTGATCTTGGGGAACAAGTGCATTCCATGGTTGTTAAGACTGGTTACGTGGGTAATGTTTATTCGGGAAGTGCTCTTTTGGACATGTATGCAAAGTGTGGGAGAGTTGAGGAAGCGTATGTGGTCTTCGATTCCTTGCCAGAACGTAATTCTGTGTCATGGAATGCATTAATTGCTGGTTTTGTGCAAGTAGGTGATCGTAAAACTGCATTTTGGTTGATGAATTGTATGGAGCAGGAGGCGGTGAAGCTTGATGATGGCGCAATTGCTCCAATATTGACATTACTTGATGATGCTGAGTTTTACAAGTCCACAATGCAAATCCATTGTAAAATTCTGAAACATGGGCTGGATTGTAAAAGTACTGTGTGCAATGCCACAATCACTTCATACTCAGAGTGTGGGTCGATAGAAGATGCCGAAAGAGTGTTTGATGGTGCTTTTGGTAGTAGAGATTTGGTAACATGGAATTCCATGCTAGCAGCATACTTGATTCATAAGAAAGAACTACTCGCTTGCAAACTCTTCATAGACATGCAAATGCTTGGGTTTGAACCAGATATCTACAGTTATACGAGCATCATCAGTGCCTATTCTGAAGATGTACATAAAAACCATGGAAAATCCTATCATGGATTGGTAATAAAAAGGGGACTAGAAAAGTCAGAGCCAATCTCTAATGCTTTGATAGCCAGGTATCTCAAGTCAAATAGCAATTCCATGGAAGAAGCATTACAGATATTTAAATCTATGGAGTCTAAGGATCGTGTTTCTTGGAACTCCATTTTGACTGGATTATCACAAATGGGGTTGAATGAATATGCCTTGAAATTCTTTGGACATATGAGATACGCGGAGGTAGAGATTGATCATTATGCCTTCTCAGCTGTCCTCAGGTCTTGTTCAGATTTAGCAACCCTCCAACTGGGTCAAGAGATACATGCCTTGGCACATAAGTCAGGGCTTGAGTCCAATGAATTTGTTGCTAGTTCTTTGATCTTTATGTATACTAAGTGTGGGATCATTGAGGATGCTAGAGAATCCTTTGAACAGACCCCCAAAGACAGCTCAATCACTTGGAATTCGATTATTTTTGGATATGCACAGCATGGACAGGGATATGTTGCACTTGACCTCTTCTTCCaaatgaagaaggaaaaggtGAAACTTGATCATATAACCTTTGTTGCAGTTCTAACAGCTTGTAGCCACATGGGTTTGGTTGAACAAGGCTGCAAGTTTCTAATGTCCATGGAATCTGATTATGGAATAACCCCACGAATGGAGCATTATGCTTGTGCAGTGGATCTATATGGGCGCGCTGGGCGTCTAGATGAGGCGAAAGCTTTGATTGAAGCAATGCCTTTTAAACCCGATGCAATGGTTTTGAAGACTTTATTGGGTGCCTGTAGGGCTTGTGGGAATATTGAATTAGCTAGTCAAATAGCAGGCTATCTGCTAGAGCTAGAGCCTGAAGAGCACTGCACTTATGTTCTTCTTTCCGACATGTATGGACATCTCAAAAGGTGGGATGAAAAAGCTAGTGTAAAGAGGCTTATGAGGGAAAGGGGTGTGAGAAAAGTCCCCGGTTGGAGTTGGATAGAAATTAAGAATgaggttttttctttcaaagcTGAAGATCGTTCCCACTCCCATTGTGAAGAGATATATTGTGTATTGGGAGTTTTAATGGAGGAAATCAAGAGGATGGATTTTGATGCTAATGTAAAGGCTTTGTTGCATGATTTGGATCCTATGGACTGGTACTGTGATAATGCTCTTCTCCAAAACTATGATTCAGTGTTGTCGGCTGCATAA